One region of Peribacillus simplex genomic DNA includes:
- a CDS encoding RMD1 family protein, which yields MKPITFKAFAITNEIDLNKIAIHCGIPKKFTWEEPLILKGDILNSILNKKMNESQQVLVFSFGSIVFINYSHADEVKEFSTYIQSFEPDIDLVHVDRYTDDYSLHIRETENIKLTDEYVAVPKYEFFYPELISTVLAKSVALEKTEEQLGKIHDKLETMIDRLEKGKLRIGNKELARTTAKIVRHEYNTLAYIMILDKPDITWTSSIAGEFYDRMLNFFELNDRYKILKSKTEILYNIMDGFSNISHSIRGLFVEWIIVILIVFEIILTILEIVGWIP from the coding sequence ATGAAACCAATTACCTTTAAAGCATTTGCAATCACTAATGAAATTGATTTGAACAAAATCGCCATTCATTGCGGCATTCCTAAAAAATTCACCTGGGAAGAGCCTTTAATCCTCAAAGGTGATATTCTAAATTCCATCCTTAATAAAAAGATGAATGAATCGCAACAGGTGCTGGTTTTTTCCTTTGGCAGCATTGTCTTCATTAATTACTCACACGCTGATGAGGTAAAAGAGTTTTCAACCTATATCCAATCGTTCGAGCCTGATATTGATCTCGTCCATGTAGATCGATATACGGACGATTACAGCCTTCACATTAGAGAAACTGAAAACATCAAGCTGACCGACGAATATGTAGCGGTGCCTAAATATGAATTTTTCTACCCTGAATTAATTTCCACTGTTCTCGCAAAATCGGTGGCACTCGAAAAAACTGAGGAACAGCTCGGAAAAATCCATGACAAGCTCGAAACCATGATAGACCGACTGGAAAAAGGCAAGCTAAGAATCGGCAACAAGGAACTAGCGAGGACGACGGCAAAAATCGTACGTCACGAGTATAATACCCTTGCGTATATCATGATTCTGGATAAACCTGATATTACATGGACAAGCAGCATTGCCGGCGAATTTTATGACAGGATGCTGAATTTTTTTGAATTGAATGATCGGTATAAAATCTTGAAAAGTAAAACAGAAATTTTATATAACATTATGGATGGGTTTTCTAACATCAGCCATTCGATAAGGGGGCTATTCGTTGAATGGATCATTGTCATTTTAATTGTCTTTGAGATTATCTTGACGATTTTAGAAATTGTAGGATGGATTCCATGA